ATGTCGGCAATGTGAAAATCTTGTCAGGGCCTTGGAATCAAGGGCTGCTGCAAAGACTTGACGCGTTTCCTGCTAAGGGCATGGCGGATGACGAAGTTGATGCTTTGTCCGACGCATTCAACGAACTGACCTCAAAGAAGCGAGTTGTTGTCGGTCTTTAAGACGGTGGGTGACGCGCGGGCAACACGGATGACCAATCGCCGGCCCCTGGTCACACGATCGCGTTGCGTTCCAGCAACGTGAAAACCTCGGGAACGGGTTTCACTGAGACTTGAAAAGGGTGTGACAACGTGAAGGCCAACGGAATCGTCGCCGCCAATTCAACCTGCTGCCAGTGATGGCAGGCGAGCTTTGATTTCGACGTTTCGAGTCTGCGCAGCGCAATGTCGTCGTGAAAGGTGACCTTAAATATGAGTTTGATGAATTGGTTTGCACGATGGACTCGTCGCACTTCGAAATCACTCGGAAGCCTCGGTGTCGGCGTTCGCGCCGCGCTCGGAGGGGCCTCACCTGGCGGATGGGCGTCTGATCATCGAGAGGAAACGGCGCATTATACGGGGTTCAACTACGTTGCCATTCATGCGATCGCCGCGCAGGTTGCAGGGGCAACCGTCACGGTGTTCGCGGATAGTTGCCACCAGGTCCAGCGTCAAGCACGCCGAAAATCGCTTGCGGGACGATGTGGATCATTCAGGCAATGGAAATCGACATATGGAGCCGATGATCGAGAAACGGATTCATTGTCCTCTGAGCATCCGCTGGTTCAATTGCTCAAACGACCGAATCCTTATGAAAGTGGTGCAAGCTTTCGTTACCGGCAAGCTCAACAGATACGTCTGACAGGAACGTGCCTGGTCTGGAATGTTCCGAACAGGGCGGGGATGACTTGCGAGCGGTATGTCATTCCCACGGGTATGGCGTCGCCTGTCAGTCCGACGCAAGAACTTCCTGCGGGAGGCTGGAGGATCAGCCCAGTCGCGTCGCGTTATACGCCCATCGTGGGCGATGGCTTTGTCGACGGTCCAAGCTGGTATCGGATTCTTGGACAGATTGTCGACGCGCGGCAGGTGCAAGTCATTCGTTTGCCACATCCCTGGTATTTGGATGATGGCCAAAGTCCACTCTCGGCCGGAGCGAAATGGGTGGATGCGGGCGAGGCGGTCGACACGGCTCGATTTCACCAATTGCGCAATGGCATTGATCCCTCGATCGTCTGGAACTTGCCCCCCGACGTGTCGCCAGATCAAGACGAGATCGATCGTTTGCAAATGAAGATTAGCTCGAAATATGGCGGCCCGACGAACGTCGGGCGAGTCATGGTGGCTCAGAATGGAACCTCGATTACACCGCTAAGCGTTAGCCCCAAAGAGATGTGTTACTCCGAAGGCTTTCAGGATTTCAAAGCGGCGATTCTGGCTCTTCACCAAACGCCACCCGTGGCTGTCGGTTTGCAAGAACCGGGCGCTTATGCCGCTTACAACGCAAGCATGAAGGCTTGGCGTCATGCGGCGATTCAACCGCTGTGTGACATGATTGCCGAGTCCGAAACAGAGTATCTGGCACCACAATTCGGTGAAGGGCTGACTGTCGAAATCGAATCGGACACGGTTGACGATACGGAGTTGATTGAGCGGCAGTTGCAGAATGACCTTGCGGCAAAGACTCGAACTCGCAACGAATGGCGTGCCGTTCGTGGCATGCCTCCGTTGCCTGGACCATTGGGCGAAGAACTGGTGGGAATTGGAGAAGGCGGCGGGAGTGGAAAGATTCGGCAAAACTCCTCTGAAACCGACGATGTCAATGATCTCGATGACTCGTTTTCCACTTCCGATCGCGATCCAATCAATCGCAACGAGGACAAGAACTCCAGTAAGTCTCAGAGGCTCCAACGCTACGCTGTCTCCGCGGAGATGAAGGCCGAAGTACCGAGACGAATCGTCGACGATCCTGCGTTCGTCCAGATTGATTCGGGCGAGTCAGATGAACGACATCTCGAGATAATTGTCGAAATCCTCTATGGGCGATTCGGCGAGGCTCTGATCCCCTGGCTCGAGGAAACGCCTTCATCGAGCGAAAAGACTTTCGATCCTGAATTGCACCCGCGCGATGAGCGAGGTCGCTTTGTGCATCGTGGTTCGGGAGCAGCCAATGAGGCTGCGTATCAACTCATTTCGAACGTTCTGCGACAGCCCGATTCGGCATTGACTTCTGATCCGAAAATTGCGAATGCACTTTTTCAGTTGTCTCGATCTCAATTGGAGGCATTGCATCGCGAATACGGCGTTGTTCCGCTACCCCGATATCGAGACCACCTGATCGAGAGCGTTCGAGCGCGACTCGATCGTTGGTCTCTCGATCCCGAACCTGAATCGAAGCCCTCCATCAGTGCAACGACTTCGAAGCAAGTGGATGTTTTTATTCAGGAGCCGGATGTCCTCAATCGAATTCTTGGCAGAACGATGGGATCCGAACAGTGGAGTGGCCTTGTGGGGGCACAGCCGGGAGCACGCGTGCATGTTCTTCCTGTTCGAAGTAACCATGCCAAAGTGGTTGTGGAACACCCCGACTATCTTGCGATTCGTCAGATACGCGCGGACTCAATGACCAACGTAAGCCTCAAAGTTCGCTCTGAAGTTCAATCGGAAGGAATCGCGACTCGGATTCTCTCTGAACAAGTTGAAATGGCCGTTGCGCTCAAGTTCGATCGTATTGAAGCATTTGCCGCAGGAAACGGCACAGAGTTGCCTGACGTGATGCCCGACGGTGAAAGAGATGCAGGGTTTTACGCTTGGGCGCGCCTTGGATACGAAGGGAACGTACGGGAGGTCATCGATTCGCGGCAGAACGCAACGGATGAAGAGTTCGCCACGATTGCGGACTTTTATGATCGATTCGGAGATGTCAAGAAGATTTCCGAAATGATGCTGACGCCAGAACGCCGTGAATGGTGGAGGAAGTTTGGCGGGCCTTTTGAGGCGACCTTCGACCTTCGTCGCAATAGCCGGTCGCGGAAAGTCCTCGCTGCCTACGTGGCAGAGAGAGCCGCTCGACCGAAGCTGTCCGAAGGCAAGCAGTGGTTGCCTTCAGACGAGGGCCGCCATCTGGTTTCCGCGAAAATCCAGAATCTCGAATCGGAGTATGAATTGAATGAGACACCCGATCTTCTGACGGCAGATGACGAGGCACTTCTCGACCGGATTTGGGATCGATTTGGTCAAGAAGTGAGTGTCTTCGAGTCATAGATAGATCGTCGATCCGAGACTTTGTCGTCGCGCAATTCTGAGACGCGTGTCGAGATCGCGCGATGGATTTGTCACGAGACCGACGATCAAAACGCGTGCCGATCCCCATGGCCTCCAAAGGCGATTGGCCGCCTGTTGAAAAAAGGGGGCTGGCATATTTTCTCGGGTCATTGGAACCCACTGTGCTTCGACCCGAGAGCCCTTTTCTTTCCCGCGGGAAAATGAGCCAGTCCCTGGACGGTGAACGGTTACGTCTCGTTATTTCAGCAGGCCGTGACGCGTCTGCACGCAACCTCATCGAAACACTTCCGGCAGCAGTGATGCTTGCTTTCCGGATGAATCTCACTGCCGTCTCAACTCAGGAGAATGAATATGTCAACAACTCCCGCCAAGCGAAATTGGATACCATGGTACGCGCTGCCTGTACGTCCGATTTGCGTGGACTGTCAGGTCCCCTGTATCGTCAAACGTACGGAGACGGCTCCAAACGGCCGGCGAATTCAACATCGTTACTGTCCCTTGTGTCATAAGCCCAATAAGACGAGTTATACACCCGACGCTCCTGATTTATTGGCACCCGATTGTCCCTTGGATCAAGAGCGATCGTCGGATTCATCGAGTTGAGTCGAATGTGATTGCGAGCGCACCCTTGCCCGTGCGAGGATAGAATTCTCATGGCTGCCACGCGCCCTGACGCAGTTCAACGAATCGTGCGGACGAAGACGGGATTCAAGAACGTCCATTTTGGAACTTGTGCGAGAGGCAGCGTGATCGGTGTTTTTGTCAAAGCCTGATGTCAGGGCGCTAACAATCCAATGCCTAAAACACTCTTAGAATATGCAGATTGGTTGGCGGAGCGGAAGCTGCTTTGGCCATCGGCACCGAGCCGCGAAACGATCAACGCGACACCTTCCACGAAACCAGTTGAAAACATTCGAGCTGTCACGTGGAGTGCTTACGGCACGCTGCTCAGGATCGCCGATGGCGAACTTTTGTTTCAGCATCCGCAGACGATTCGGATGGAAGTGGCCATCGACAAGACGATTCACGAATTCAATATGTGGAATAGTATGACTCGGCGACCTGGAAAGCCGTCGGATTCGTTCCTGCCCAAATATCGGAATGCACTCGAAGATGAATGCTTAAGGTCAGGGAATCGCAAAGGCGATATCCCAGAAGTTGACTCGGCCCACGTGTGGAAGAAGATGCTCGGCCTGCTCAATAAAAAAGACTACCAATACGACGAATCGTTTTATGGTGAGCTGAACGCCTTCTCCGAGAAGATCGCCTATTTTTTTCACAGCTCGTTGCAGGGAGTGGAAGCATTGCCTCATGCCTTGTCGACGCTCACAATTCTGGCTGGGGCGGGATTTCGCCAAGCGGTCCTCGACAACGCTCAGTGCTTTACACTTGTCCAATTGACCCGAGCATTGCGCGCTCAAGGTGCATTGGCAGACGTCAGAGATCTCTTGCCAGACTCTCTGAATGCCATGTCGTACGAATGGGGGATTCGAAAGCCATCCGTGTCCCTTTACGCACAGTCGATCCTGCGATTCAACCAGATCGGGATCGAACCGAACCAGGTTCTGCATGTTGGTACACGAATGCAGGGCGACTTGGCCGTCGCGAAATCTTGCGGCTTTCGAACCGTCCTCTATGCCGGCGAAAAGCTAAGTCTTCAGGCTTCGCTCGAAGAATTGAAGAATCCTGCAATCCGACCGGACCGATTGATCACCGATCTGATCCAGCTTCGTGACATTCTTCAATGCTAGCCGTTTGAAATTTCTATCGAAAAGCGAGTTTCTCACCCCTACTTCGGTTTGCAGGGATGCATGACGACATGATTGATCACTTGCACGCCTGCAATCTCTTGCACGAGATCACAGAGGTCGATTCCTTCTTCGTTCGTTTCCAGCAGCCCTTCCAGGCAGACACCCTGTGCGCATTGATGAACTGACAGCCTGGCGAACTTCAGTCCAGGAACGGTTTGCAGGCCGCGCTGGATCAGACACTCCAACTCGTGGCGACCAGGCAATGGTGTGGAGGCGGATTGAACTGGCAACGTCGAATCGAGGGATTGATTTTCGCTGATTGTGGTTGAACGCTGTGTCATCCGAGTCTTCCTTTTCTCTACGTGAAGAGTGCGTCAAGCGATTCTGGCCTGGATAACGCAATGCCACGCTCGAATGTCGAACTCCAGACGACGAGCGGGGAGACTTCGTTCGTTTGGATGCGACGGTGGAAATGAAATCGATTTTTCTGTTCCAGGAGAATCGAACCACTGTTGAGTGTAGCCGTCACAGGTCCAAATTCGAACGCATTTCCTGTACGCGTCGCCAGAATTAGCAAATCCGAAACGTCCCGCGATATAGGGGCATTGCGGGCTATCACCGAACGTCGTCGGTGGTTTTCGAGATCCCGGACCGTAGTCCAATGAGACTGCGGCGTGTCGCGAGAATCCCGAGACCATTCTGATTCACGATGAAGTGTGTTGGCTCAGAGTCGGTACGGATTTTTTGCAATGGAATTCCGGTGTTCGCGTCGCACAGCCAGGCAAAGTGCCGTTCATGTGCACTTTCTCTGGCAGGCCAGGTGGCGACGACGGATCGGCCAGACGATGTCCGCAAGTTGCCTTCTGAGACTTCAGCCTGGGCTGGAGCTTTGCGAGTTGCTTGGACGAGCACGGTCTTCCATTGCGCCGATGAACTGCCAAGGTACGTTTCGAAGGTGATTGTGCCGGTCCTAAGCGAGATCGAGCGAAGAAGACCTTGAGACGCTACAAATATTTGGCCTTCGTTGAGTGCAACTTGTCGCGGAGGGTCCTGCAAAGGAAATTCCGCGAGCGACGTCATCCACCTGCGAGTTCCATCGGCAGGATCGAGAGAGATCAGTTGTGAATTGTCCGCGATGACAAACAATCGGTCCTCGTCCGCAAACGCGTAAGGCTCGCCGAAGGCATACGCAAAATCACGGCTGATCCACGAGGCCGATGTCGATGGCCGATGAGAATTGTTGCCTTGCCGGGTTGCGTCTGATCGCAATGACAATGGATCGATTTGATATCCCGCAATGCGATGTTCCGACATCGAGGCAACCAGCGTGTTCTGCAGGCAAATTGGCGATCTTGACCAGATGTCGCCTCCTTGCGAAAGCGTGTTGACACTCCAAGTTTTCATGGGTGACTGAGCGATTGCGGCCCAGGCGCGGGTGGGTTCAATCGTCTGCATCGCGATCAATGTCGTGCTTTCGCCACGACTGAGCACTTGATGAGCGGTCGAGCGTGGGCCCTGCGAATGTTGATCGGCGACTTGCGAAAGATTGACAATTCCCACCACATGATGCAGGTGTCCAGGTGGCTTCAATCGCGCTGTCAATTGACCCGTTTCAGGGGCAAAAAGTTCCAGTCCCAATTCGGGACTAAACGTCCCAGGCCAAACCGTGATCTCCGATTGTTCGACGACGATGGGCTCGATTGAACTCGGTACAACGAATTCCCAGACCCTGTCTCCGCGATCAGCTGTTCGTGCCTGCCATCCGTGCTGCGTTGCAATCAGCAAGTGGAAGGGGGACCAGACCGCCTTGTGAATGGGATCGGGGGCTGTCTCTTCCCAGCGTATCCGTCCCGTCTTCCAATCATGACACCGCCAGGACCATGTGTTGGGGGTTTTGGGGTGAGGAGTGCAGATCAGGACGGCGGCAAGTTCATCGGTGATTGGCTGGCGTTCGGGAACCACGATCAGGCTATCTGGTGCCAGCGATTCGGACCACACTCTCTCGATTGGTGCGGGGGCAATGAATTCGGAATCATTTGAAGCCGTGAGGTGCGATTTGACCAATTCCGGCAGGTCATGCGTCGTCCCCGAGTACGTGACGCGTTTCGATGAAGGTCGCGACGCCAACGATTGCCAAAGGGAATTGCGGACGTGTGTTGCCTTTGTGGGCGTGAGCAGTTCGATCATGGACAGTGTGGCGTCGATCACCACATCGTCACTCGCTGCATCGCGACGCAGTGCTTCAAGCACGGCGCATGCTTCGAAGATGTCGCCCGACTTGTGGTAGGATTCGACCAATTGCTGTCGCGCTTTCGCCGCCGCCTCGGCGTGAGGGTATCTCGCGATGAGGCGCTTCAATCCAGCGGTGTCAGACGGACCTTGTAATTCTTGGAGCTCCTGGTTCGCCATCGATTCAATTGCGTGGTAGGGCTGCGTCCCCAATTTCTGGAGCATGTTTTCGATGCCTGTCACGGCATCGTATCTGGCTGTCTGATTGACGCGCCATCTCGATCCCATCGTTTCGTCGAGGATGATTTGTTGCAGATGTGCCAGAGCTTGTTCCGTCTGCCCTAATGACGCTTCGACTTCTGCAACTTTGAAGAGCAGTTCCATTTTCGACTGGGGCAGATCCGTGACCGCCAGAGCCTCGTTCCAGTCATCACGTGCTTCAGGCAATTTGGCGGCAAGCAGATTGGCGTCTCCGCTTTTGAGCAACGTTTTCGAAAACTTCCGTCGGACTAGCTCGTCACTTTCGGATGTCGGATCAATGGTGCCCAGCAGCCTTCGAAAGTCGGCTTTGGCTTCATCGAACTGTCCATCGATTCCCGCAAGCTCTGCTCGTTGCACTGACAGTGCGGGGTCATTGGGGCGCGCAGTCAGTTCTGCGTCAATCCGCTGCTTGATTGCGCTAAATTCGCCGTACGCTGCCAGCCGATTGGGTTGGGCGACGAGTAGCACGCCTCCCGATAATGCCAGGTTGCCGCCCCGCTGATCGGAATCAGGAGTCTTCATGGGAATTGACTGCAACTGGACACCCGTCTTGGGGTCGAACACATCGATCGATTCGCGTAGAGGCACGAGAATTTGGTGGTCACTCACTAAGCCCCGTCCGAATCCAGGTTTCAAGCCGTGACCACCGGATCGGGCGGACCATGCGATTTGTCCGGTTTCGATATCGATCGCCATCAAGGAATTCCCACCTGCGATCAACCGCCCTTGCGTACCACCACGAACGATTCCGAGCAAATGCCACCACTCGCGACTTTGAAGTTGTGATTCCTGACGACTTCGTTGCAGCGTTTCAGGAATTCCTGCAGCCGTCTCTTGTGCGTAGGGAAATTGCCATTGAATGTGGCCCGAGTCGGCTTCGATGCAGAATCCCGACGTCGAGTCATTCGGTGCCACGAACAAGAGTCCGGCGTGATAGATCGCGGGAATCAGCGACGCCTTGCGTCGGAAGTCGCGCGGCAAAGTCAGCAATTCGTCGGTGCGACTTTCGTAGGAAAGCGCCCATTCAAGTCGACCGTCTTGAGCATCCAGCGCCACAATTGCGCCCGCGTCAGTAGACAGGAAGAGGCGCCCTCCGCCGGACGTCAACAACAAGTGGCTGATTCTGTTCTGGCTGTCTTCCACGCTTGTGCGGAAGGAACCGACAGGGCGTTTCCACAATAAACGTCCATCGTCGGCATCCACACAAACCACCATCAGTTCCAATTGGGGGTGACGGCGACAGACAACGAAGTACGCCCGCCCAGAAACAATGATTGGCGAACCTTCGTACTGCCAGGAGTCGTCATCAACAAACAGATCGTCTGCCGTCAACTTCCACAGCAACTTTCCTTCTTGATTGAGATCAAGGCAAACAAGCTCAGAGGCGCGCGCAGGCCGCAATTCTGACGTCGATGGACACGTCACGGGCGATCCCATTCTTGCGTACAGCCGTCCTTCGTCAATTGTCATCGTATAGTGCGGGGTGCCAACGCAGTTTCGTTCTGTGACGACGGCGCGATCATCCAAGGACGAGGAATAAATTGCCGCGGGATCACGCCCCTCGGACTGCCACGCGGGTTCACCGGTCAAAAGATTCCAGGCACGGATCGTGTTCGCGTCGTTGAGGAGTACGATTTTGTCATGTCGTTGATCGAAGACGACAGGGTGATAACTGAGTGGTTCGGCGGGAAACGGCAGCTTGTCATTCACTTGTGGCAGAAAGCTAATCGGCAATGGATGAACCCAGCGGATCGCGCCGACATCAATTGAATCGCCGATCTCTCGACAACGCGCGGCTGACTCGCCGAATGTTCTGACTTCTGCAGCCGATTGATTCGGTGTCCATCCCTTCGAGCTTTCAAATGTCTGTCGCAGAATTTCCGCGAACCGCCCATCTTGCCCTGCGATCCGGCCCTCAGCGAGCGGATACCGCGTCGCAAACTGTTCCAATTCATCGGCCGCACGATTGGATTCTTTTGCCAGGATTGCGCACATGACAATCCGCGCCAGAACGGTCGGCTGGTCCGCCTCTGAATCCGGATATCGTAGTACGGTTGGCAGCCGGCTTGCATCGGCGCGGTCAGGCAATGGAATCAGTTGTTCCCACCACATCCGCGCCGCAGAAAAATCGCCGCGGTCCCATGCGACTTCTCCGAGTGCAAGGAGAGCATCATCTCCGTAACTGCTGAGAAAAGCCTGTCGTACAATCTTGAGTAGCTCGGCTTCATCACGCGAGCGTTGCCAGCTTTCGAACCAGCGCCTTGCCTGTGCATCCGTCTTCTGCCGATAGGCCGTTCGGCCCACGTCTGGAATGCGCGACAGCAACACGTTGCAGCGAGTGGCCACATTTAAGTAAGTCGCAATCCCCCCCTGTTGCCCAGGCTGGACGAGCACAAGTGACTTGTTTTCCGCCTGCGCGAGCTCTTGCAGGATTCGAATCGCTTCCGTCCAGCGCGATTCTGACAGCAGGTCTTCAATCGTCCCGAAGAGTTTTGGCAGATTGTTGTCCGCTGGAAGTGAAACGTTCTCACGAAAGGGGCGTTTGATGATGCGTGGCTGCCCAGTCGCTGCCGGTGGCTGTCCAGAGATTGTCGATGAAACAGAGGCACCCAACAACAGGCATATTGCCAGCGTCAACGATCGTCGATTCTCACGCACCAGGAGACTCAACCAGTAGTGATCACGCGAGTTGGCACGTTCCATTGAAGTCATTGTCGCTTCGTTACTGGGGGGGCGTACTGGGGGCCATGAAACCGGATTCATGCTCAACTCTCCGTCAGGTTGATTCTCGCAATCGAGTTCCAATCCAGAACAGGATTGCCGCAGTCCCCAGCAATCCAGGCATCCAGATCAATTTGAAGCCAAACTGAATTTGCCACCACGAAATCAACGGTGTGATGGTGAGAACAATGAATTGCAGCGAGAAACCAATTGTTTGCTTCAGACGCATTGTAGTGCCGGTTCGGTGGAAGATGTTGATCCGACACGATTTTGATGGCTCCGAGTCCCGTTGTCTGCTCTGGCTCCAGACATTTTTTCGCAGGTGGTCAAGTAAAAATGGCCCGGCCGCCCTCAAGAGAGCAACCGGGCCACGGGATTTGGTTCAAGCGTCGGGCCTGTTCCTAAGGGTTGATGGAGATGTTCTGCGAGACCACGTTGCTTGTCGCTTTTCCGTCGGTGACCTGGAAATTGAGGGTCTTTGTCGTAGCAGCCGATCCACCATAGAGATACTTCACAGACTGAATAGCCGCACGATAATTCGAGACCGTGTCCGTTCCCGTCAAAGTGAGGGTTCCCGTTTGGGGATCGAATGTTCCTTGGATCTTTGCCGTATTAACGAACGACAAGATATCAACCCCTCGCTGATAGTTGACGGAGATCTTGATGGTTGCTCCCGCCAAGAAATCGTCATCTGGATCGGTCACCGTTGCCGTTGGCGCAACTGCAACGGCTCCGCCACCAATCTTGTATGCAACGGGCGATGACGAATTGGTTTGGATCACCGGCGGATCATTGACGGCTTGAACAGTCACAATCTGTGTTGCCGTATTGCTCGCCACCAGGCCATCGTTGACTGTGATCGAGATCGTCCGAGGCAACGTTGTCGGTGCGGTTCGAAGGTTCGAGTACCGGACTGATCGCAGTGCGGCTTGATAGTTGACGGCCGTGTCCTTGCCGCTCAGGGTCAGGGTGCCCGTCGTGCTGTCGTAAACACCATTGATGTTTCCAATCTTGCTGTAGAGCAAGGCTTCCTGTACGAGCTGCGCATTGGCCGTAATCTTGACGACGGCTCCAATCATGTAGGGGCTGTCTTCATCCTTGATCGTCAAGCCGGGAACGATGGCGACGGAACCGCCCTTCTCGACAAAGCTCGTGGCGCCAGAGCTATTGGTCAACAGAGTTGGAGCGACGTTCGTCGTCCGAATCTGCATATCTCGACTGACCGCGTTGCTTGGGACATCGGTCGTGTCGGTCACCTTGAACGTGATCGTCCGGGTCGCGACGTTCGGTGAGGACTTGGAGTTATTGTAAATAATCGATCGCAGGGCGGCCTGGTAGTTCGCCACCGTGTCAGTGCCAGTGAGCGTCAAGACGCCTGTCGCAGAATCCCAGGACGCCGTGATTTTCGGATTGGTGCCGCCCAGCGTCAGTTTGTCTTCAGTCGAAATATAGTTCTTCGTAATCTGAATCGTGGCGCCCTTGAGTTGCGGGCTGTCATTGTCGGCAACCGTGATCGTTGATGACACGAATGGTGCTGGGGTGTTGGGGTCGTTCAGCTTAAAAATTTGCGGAATCGATTCGATTCCGGCGAGCACTGACGGTGCATTGATTTTTGTAATCTGCACCGCACGGCTGACGGAGTTGCTCACCAGACCGGTTTGGTCGGTGATTGTTGCCGTGATCGTTCGATTTGGTGGATTCGGAGCATTGAACGAATTCGAGAACGTGACCGAGCGCAGTGCGACGCGATAGTTGCTGAATGAATCAACGCCCGTCAGCGTCAATGTTCCAGTCGCCGCGTTCCACGATGCCGTAATCTTTGCCGTATTGACGAAGTTCAGCTTGTCGATTGCTCCCTGGGCGTTGTAGTTGCCACTGATCTTGATCGTCGCGCCCATGGCATTGGGGGTTTCCGGATCAGTCACAGACATGTTCGGGAAGACCGCGACTGGGGTGGAACCCTCGGTGTAAACCAAGGTTGTGGTATCCGTGGTTGAAGCGACGGGAGGCTGCTCAACGGGAATCGTCTTGATATCCCGACTTTGCACGTTACTCAACAATCCACCAGCGTCCGTCACACTGAACGCCACCGTTC
The window above is part of the Schlesneria paludicola DSM 18645 genome. Proteins encoded here:
- a CDS encoding phage portal protein, with protein sequence MSLMNWFARWTRRTSKSLGSLGVGVRAALGGASPGGWASDHREETAHYTGFNYVAIHAIAAQVAGATVTVFADSCHQVQRQARRKSLAGRCGSFRQWKSTYGADDRETDSLSSEHPLVQLLKRPNPYESGASFRYRQAQQIRLTGTCLVWNVPNRAGMTCERYVIPTGMASPVSPTQELPAGGWRISPVASRYTPIVGDGFVDGPSWYRILGQIVDARQVQVIRLPHPWYLDDGQSPLSAGAKWVDAGEAVDTARFHQLRNGIDPSIVWNLPPDVSPDQDEIDRLQMKISSKYGGPTNVGRVMVAQNGTSITPLSVSPKEMCYSEGFQDFKAAILALHQTPPVAVGLQEPGAYAAYNASMKAWRHAAIQPLCDMIAESETEYLAPQFGEGLTVEIESDTVDDTELIERQLQNDLAAKTRTRNEWRAVRGMPPLPGPLGEELVGIGEGGGSGKIRQNSSETDDVNDLDDSFSTSDRDPINRNEDKNSSKSQRLQRYAVSAEMKAEVPRRIVDDPAFVQIDSGESDERHLEIIVEILYGRFGEALIPWLEETPSSSEKTFDPELHPRDERGRFVHRGSGAANEAAYQLISNVLRQPDSALTSDPKIANALFQLSRSQLEALHREYGVVPLPRYRDHLIESVRARLDRWSLDPEPESKPSISATTSKQVDVFIQEPDVLNRILGRTMGSEQWSGLVGAQPGARVHVLPVRSNHAKVVVEHPDYLAIRQIRADSMTNVSLKVRSEVQSEGIATRILSEQVEMAVALKFDRIEAFAAGNGTELPDVMPDGERDAGFYAWARLGYEGNVREVIDSRQNATDEEFATIADFYDRFGDVKKISEMMLTPERREWWRKFGGPFEATFDLRRNSRSRKVLAAYVAERAARPKLSEGKQWLPSDEGRHLVSAKIQNLESEYELNETPDLLTADDEALLDRIWDRFGQEVSVFES
- a CDS encoding HAD family hydrolase; this translates as MPKTLLEYADWLAERKLLWPSAPSRETINATPSTKPVENIRAVTWSAYGTLLRIADGELLFQHPQTIRMEVAIDKTIHEFNMWNSMTRRPGKPSDSFLPKYRNALEDECLRSGNRKGDIPEVDSAHVWKKMLGLLNKKDYQYDESFYGELNAFSEKIAYFFHSSLQGVEALPHALSTLTILAGAGFRQAVLDNAQCFTLVQLTRALRAQGALADVRDLLPDSLNAMSYEWGIRKPSVSLYAQSILRFNQIGIEPNQVLHVGTRMQGDLAVAKSCGFRTVLYAGEKLSLQASLEELKNPAIRPDRLITDLIQLRDILQC
- a CDS encoding outer membrane protein assembly factor BamB family protein is translated as MNPVSWPPVRPPSNEATMTSMERANSRDHYWLSLLVRENRRSLTLAICLLLGASVSSTISGQPPAATGQPRIIKRPFRENVSLPADNNLPKLFGTIEDLLSESRWTEAIRILQELAQAENKSLVLVQPGQQGGIATYLNVATRCNVLLSRIPDVGRTAYRQKTDAQARRWFESWQRSRDEAELLKIVRQAFLSSYGDDALLALGEVAWDRGDFSAARMWWEQLIPLPDRADASRLPTVLRYPDSEADQPTVLARIVMCAILAKESNRAADELEQFATRYPLAEGRIAGQDGRFAEILRQTFESSKGWTPNQSAAEVRTFGESAARCREIGDSIDVGAIRWVHPLPISFLPQVNDKLPFPAEPLSYHPVVFDQRHDKIVLLNDANTIRAWNLLTGEPAWQSEGRDPAAIYSSSLDDRAVVTERNCVGTPHYTMTIDEGRLYARMGSPVTCPSTSELRPARASELVCLDLNQEGKLLWKLTADDLFVDDDSWQYEGSPIIVSGRAYFVVCRRHPQLELMVVCVDADDGRLLWKRPVGSFRTSVEDSQNRISHLLLTSGGGRLFLSTDAGAIVALDAQDGRLEWALSYESRTDELLTLPRDFRRKASLIPAIYHAGLLFVAPNDSTSGFCIEADSGHIQWQFPYAQETAAGIPETLQRSRQESQLQSREWWHLLGIVRGGTQGRLIAGGNSLMAIDIETGQIAWSARSGGHGLKPGFGRGLVSDHQILVPLRESIDVFDPKTGVQLQSIPMKTPDSDQRGGNLALSGGVLLVAQPNRLAAYGEFSAIKQRIDAELTARPNDPALSVQRAELAGIDGQFDEAKADFRRLLGTIDPTSESDELVRRKFSKTLLKSGDANLLAAKLPEARDDWNEALAVTDLPQSKMELLFKVAEVEASLGQTEQALAHLQQIILDETMGSRWRVNQTARYDAVTGIENMLQKLGTQPYHAIESMANQELQELQGPSDTAGLKRLIARYPHAEAAAKARQQLVESYHKSGDIFEACAVLEALRRDAASDDVVIDATLSMIELLTPTKATHVRNSLWQSLASRPSSKRVTYSGTTHDLPELVKSHLTASNDSEFIAPAPIERVWSESLAPDSLIVVPERQPITDELAAVLICTPHPKTPNTWSWRCHDWKTGRIRWEETAPDPIHKAVWSPFHLLIATQHGWQARTADRGDRVWEFVVPSSIEPIVVEQSEITVWPGTFSPELGLELFAPETGQLTARLKPPGHLHHVVGIVNLSQVADQHSQGPRSTAHQVLSRGESTTLIAMQTIEPTRAWAAIAQSPMKTWSVNTLSQGGDIWSRSPICLQNTLVASMSEHRIAGYQIDPLSLRSDATRQGNNSHRPSTSASWISRDFAYAFGEPYAFADEDRLFVIADNSQLISLDPADGTRRWMTSLAEFPLQDPPRQVALNEGQIFVASQGLLRSISLRTGTITFETYLGSSSAQWKTVLVQATRKAPAQAEVSEGNLRTSSGRSVVATWPARESAHERHFAWLCDANTGIPLQKIRTDSEPTHFIVNQNGLGILATRRSLIGLRSGISKTTDDVR